A window of the Desulfobacula toluolica Tol2 genome harbors these coding sequences:
- the mqnE gene encoding aminofutalosine synthase MqnE: MDISFIDKRLENIYSKVLNGSRLSRKDGICIYETHDLIGLGQIANHVRRSLHGNKAFYIYNQHLNYTNVCKNRCRFCAYARDDNENGAYAWSIEEIEQRLLERIDEPVNELHIVGGLNENLSFNYFIDLLKTVKKVRPNATIKAFTCVEIDYLSNLAGLSVADTIQQLKDAGLEMMPGGGAEVLNSRIHEELFPKKIGHERWLEIVRAVHKAGIKTNATMLYGHIETIEERVDHLIALRELQDETGGFSAFIPLAFHSENTQLSHLPPTTAMDDLKNVAAARLLLDNFGHIKAYWVMIGEKLAQVALSFGADDLDGTIIEERITHMAGATSAKGLTKEQMEDMVVSAGFEPVERDSFYHPVNLSSDQRMA, translated from the coding sequence ATGGACATATCCTTTATAGATAAAAGACTTGAAAATATTTATTCAAAAGTCTTAAATGGTTCCCGTCTTTCCCGAAAAGACGGGATTTGTATTTATGAAACTCATGATTTGATTGGTTTGGGGCAGATTGCCAACCATGTCAGACGATCTTTGCATGGGAACAAAGCGTTTTATATTTATAATCAGCATTTAAATTATACTAATGTGTGTAAAAACAGATGTCGCTTTTGTGCATATGCCAGGGATGACAATGAAAACGGTGCCTATGCCTGGTCGATCGAAGAGATCGAACAAAGGCTTTTGGAGCGTATTGATGAGCCTGTCAATGAATTGCACATTGTCGGGGGGTTGAATGAAAATTTAAGTTTTAATTATTTTATTGACCTTTTAAAGACCGTCAAAAAAGTAAGACCCAATGCCACCATTAAAGCATTTACCTGTGTGGAAATTGATTATCTGTCAAATCTTGCCGGACTTAGTGTGGCGGATACCATTCAGCAGTTAAAGGATGCCGGGCTTGAAATGATGCCGGGCGGTGGTGCCGAAGTACTAAACTCAAGGATACACGAAGAATTGTTTCCCAAAAAAATAGGCCATGAACGCTGGCTTGAGATTGTAAGGGCTGTTCATAAGGCTGGGATCAAAACCAATGCCACCATGCTGTATGGTCATATTGAAACAATTGAAGAGCGGGTGGATCATCTCATCGCGTTAAGAGAATTGCAGGACGAAACAGGAGGGTTTTCCGCCTTTATTCCATTGGCGTTTCATTCTGAAAACACCCAGTTATCCCATCTTCCGCCCACCACCGCCATGGATGATTTAAAAAATGTGGCAGCCGCTCGCTTGCTGCTGGATAACTTCGGCCATATTAAAGCATACTGGGTGATGATAGGGGAAAAACTGGCCCAGGTGGCCTTGAGTTTCGGAGCCGACGACCTGGACGGGACGATTATAGAAGAGAGAATTACCCATATGGCCGGTGCGACATCAGCAAAAGGTCTTACAAAAGAGCAAATGGAGGATATGGTTGTTTCAGCAGGGTTTGAACCTGTTGAACGGGATTCTTTTTATCATCCGGTCAACTTATCATCTGATCAACGAATGGCGTGA
- the mqnC gene encoding cyclic dehypoxanthinyl futalosine synthase, with the protein MDNLNNIIEKVKENQRIDINEGLLLFRQADFLTLANLANHKRFYYHPDKIVTYVVDRNINYTNICVSGCRFCAFFVPPNQDRGYIISKQELFDKIDETLDLGGTQILLQGGMHPDLEINYYIDLLTDIKKKFNIHVHGFSPPEIDFIAKKSNFSIAQTISILKKAGLSSIPGGGAEILCDDIRQQVSPNKCSSDEWLEVMRQAHLQKMKSSATMMFGHLEQDVHIFEHMNKIRCLQDETNGFTAFIPWTFQPDNTQIAVKKKTSVEYLKVLAMSRLFLDNIDNIQASWVTQGDKIAQAALFFGANDMGSTMIEENVVASAGVDFMLSKEELTRLITTAGFEPRQRDCYYNLL; encoded by the coding sequence ATGGACAATTTAAATAATATTATTGAGAAGGTTAAAGAAAATCAAAGAATCGATATTAATGAAGGTCTGCTTCTTTTCAGGCAGGCTGATTTTCTAACCCTGGCAAATCTTGCAAACCATAAACGGTTTTATTATCATCCTGATAAAATTGTCACATATGTGGTGGACAGAAATATTAATTATACCAATATCTGTGTATCAGGCTGCAGGTTTTGTGCTTTTTTTGTGCCCCCGAATCAGGACAGGGGATATATTATTTCAAAGCAGGAATTGTTTGATAAAATTGATGAAACACTGGATCTTGGGGGAACCCAGATCCTGTTACAGGGTGGCATGCATCCGGATCTTGAAATCAACTATTATATTGACCTGCTAACCGATATTAAAAAAAAATTTAATATTCATGTTCACGGATTTTCCCCCCCTGAAATAGATTTTATTGCGAAAAAATCAAACTTTTCCATCGCACAAACAATATCGATTTTAAAAAAGGCAGGTCTTTCTTCCATTCCCGGGGGAGGAGCGGAAATTTTATGTGATGATATCCGGCAGCAGGTTTCTCCGAACAAATGCAGTTCCGACGAATGGCTTGAAGTGATGCGCCAGGCACATCTGCAAAAAATGAAATCCAGTGCCACAATGATGTTCGGGCATCTTGAACAAGATGTTCATATTTTTGAGCATATGAATAAAATACGGTGCCTGCAGGATGAAACCAACGGATTTACCGCATTTATTCCCTGGACATTTCAACCGGACAATACCCAAATTGCCGTTAAAAAAAAAACCAGTGTGGAATACTTAAAGGTTCTGGCAATGAGCCGGCTGTTTCTTGATAATATTGATAATATCCAGGCATCCTGGGTAACCCAGGGAGATAAAATCGCCCAGGCCGCACTTTTTTTCGGGGCAAATGACATGGGTAGCACAATGATCGAAGAAAATGTTGTTGCGTCGGCAGGTGTTGATTTTATGCTTTCCAAAGAAGAGTTGACGCGGTTAATTACCACGGCAGGGTTTGAACCCAGGCAACGGGATTGTTATTATAACCTGCTATGA
- a CDS encoding ParA family protein translates to MSKVITIAGQKGGTGKSVTAVNLATSFALIEKKTLLIDCDPQGCSTKWCGVKKFDYNCDISLVLSGRAKFTDAVVKTEFQYLDIMPAEFNLFQVALKLGKYPGNEKILRLLLKNVEDKYEYIIIDSPSSYSFLSITAMTAADWLLVCMSVHHSSVEDFHCLLRLVKYIRTTHDVPLKIAGLLFNRCETKQDILSFIENQSLSDIKPMVYNTFIPLDESINRSIDLKIPAALHEIKSPAATAYLEFAGEIDVFFNQRGVS, encoded by the coding sequence ATGAGTAAAGTAATTACTATAGCAGGCCAGAAAGGGGGAACAGGTAAAAGCGTTACAGCTGTAAATCTTGCAACATCATTTGCTTTAATTGAAAAAAAGACGCTTTTAATTGATTGTGACCCCCAGGGATGTTCCACGAAATGGTGCGGTGTTAAAAAATTTGATTATAATTGTGATATTTCTTTGGTTTTATCCGGCAGGGCAAAGTTCACAGATGCTGTTGTAAAAACGGAATTCCAATATCTGGATATCATGCCGGCAGAATTTAATTTATTTCAAGTCGCCTTGAAATTGGGTAAGTATCCTGGAAATGAAAAAATATTACGCCTCCTTTTAAAGAATGTTGAAGATAAATATGAGTATATTATTATTGATTCGCCTTCTTCATATAGTTTTTTAAGCATTACGGCTATGACAGCCGCAGATTGGCTGCTTGTCTGCATGTCTGTTCATCACAGTTCAGTCGAAGATTTCCATTGCCTGCTCAGACTGGTGAAATATATTCGAACAACTCACGATGTTCCCTTGAAAATAGCCGGTCTTCTTTTTAACAGGTGTGAAACAAAACAAGACATCCTGTCTTTTATAGAGAACCAGAGCCTTTCGGATATAAAACCAATGGTTTATAATACATTTATTCCCCTTGATGAGAGTATTAATAGGTCAATTGATTTGAAAATTCCTGCTGCATTGCATGAAATAAAGAGTCCGGCTGCTACAGCCTATTTGGAGTTTGCAGGGGAAATAGATGTTTTCTTCAATCAGAGAGGTGTTTCATGA
- a CDS encoding menaquinone biosynthetic enzyme MqnA/MqnD family protein, whose product MNNKHVYMGKISYINASPVYYGLDHGLLPHWLAMISDVPSVLNRKIITGQIEVSPISAAFYAMHHRELLLLPDLSISCHGRVLSVILASNYAIDDLEGKKVMFTRESASAASFMKMIFNQRKVSPVYEIGSVNNCRMVSESVDAALVIGDAALRQPWDQVFEYTIDLGQLWFEMTQLPFVFAVWVVRRSFAQKYPFLVKDIHQLLLESKKQGYQHMDEVVEAGKTKLNLERSIIKEYFDLLYCDLDDKKIKAMQMFFNSLLDQGILKEKTDIRFFKA is encoded by the coding sequence ATGAATAATAAACATGTTTATATGGGGAAAATAAGTTATATCAATGCTTCCCCGGTATATTACGGCCTTGATCACGGTCTTTTGCCCCATTGGCTGGCAATGATTTCTGACGTTCCGTCCGTTCTTAACCGGAAAATCATAACCGGTCAGATAGAAGTGAGCCCGATATCAGCTGCATTTTATGCCATGCATCACCGGGAGCTGTTACTGCTTCCCGATCTTTCCATATCCTGTCACGGCAGGGTGTTAAGTGTTATCCTGGCAAGTAATTATGCCATTGATGATCTTGAAGGCAAAAAAGTTATGTTCACCCGGGAATCCGCTTCGGCAGCCTCGTTTATGAAAATGATATTTAATCAGAGAAAGGTTTCTCCGGTCTATGAAATTGGGTCTGTAAACAATTGCCGGATGGTTTCGGAATCTGTTGATGCCGCCCTGGTGATCGGTGATGCAGCGCTGAGGCAACCCTGGGATCAGGTTTTTGAATATACCATTGACCTGGGACAGCTTTGGTTTGAAATGACGCAACTGCCGTTTGTCTTTGCAGTCTGGGTTGTCAGGCGATCTTTTGCTCAAAAATATCCTTTTCTTGTAAAAGACATTCATCAATTGCTGTTGGAGTCAAAAAAACAGGGATATCAACATATGGATGAGGTTGTTGAAGCAGGTAAAACCAAATTAAACCTTGAAAGATCTATTATTAAAGAATATTTTGATCTGCTGTATTGTGACCTTGACGATAAAAAGATAAAGGCCATGCAGATGTTTTTCAATTCCCTTCTGGATCAGGGGATTTTAAAAGAAAAAACCGACATCAGATTTTTTAAAGCCTGA
- a CDS encoding DNA topoisomerase I: MDADAKPGEKLTPAFVRDKLDEILTQEITALLDVDPDFAMLSFNLTSISCITLIVEKEREIKQYSDFPPERYTKESFLNELMEIGLEKDETLEKTIDSVLNKGYVGIDSNGELKSEMPAFMMVGFLDSMFPGMQGMNLVAFVLQMNDEVNSGRKSLELATQSFKAALKSRGVSVSKDRAEKKASEIVSGRVSIPRKSREVARKLKKKNMDRLSKFIKKRKKRSVDSSGQLNIKDVFDKESSKEALTAQKDEIRKADDQAEKALEKAAELTRELARKEKKIREAEAASKEAEKQLKELELREKQLLVARDEARKAAEKTAEIEARMAEKELLLKTLEERLKQEEEQKLLQEEEAKQKKTQEAQIKEVSRADEDIASQIAAFESELTMPCPLCKDGEIIPKTTEKGKDFFTCSKSDCRFVSWDKPYHFECPLCKNLFLTEMTTPSGEKGLKCPRASCSYTQNNLLDPKQNMVLAAAESAPKKKKKIVRRRKRY, from the coding sequence ATGGATGCAGATGCTAAACCCGGTGAAAAATTAACCCCCGCATTTGTAAGAGACAAGCTGGATGAAATTCTTACACAGGAAATTACGGCATTGCTTGATGTTGATCCAGACTTTGCAATGCTTTCTTTTAATTTGACCAGTATCTCCTGTATAACCCTTATTGTCGAGAAAGAAAGAGAAATCAAGCAATATTCGGATTTTCCACCGGAAAGATATACAAAAGAATCATTTCTCAACGAATTGATGGAGATCGGGCTTGAAAAAGATGAAACCCTTGAAAAAACAATTGATTCAGTCTTAAACAAGGGGTATGTAGGTATTGATTCAAATGGGGAATTAAAATCTGAAATGCCGGCCTTTATGATGGTTGGTTTTCTTGACAGCATGTTTCCGGGTATGCAGGGTATGAATCTGGTTGCCTTTGTTCTTCAGATGAATGATGAAGTGAATTCAGGAAGAAAAAGTCTTGAGCTGGCAACTCAGAGTTTTAAAGCTGCCCTGAAAAGTCGCGGAGTATCTGTTTCAAAAGACCGGGCTGAAAAAAAAGCATCCGAGATAGTTTCAGGACGTGTTTCAATCCCAAGGAAATCCAGAGAAGTTGCCCGGAAACTTAAAAAAAAAAATATGGATCGCCTGTCAAAATTTATCAAAAAACGAAAAAAACGATCTGTTGATTCGTCCGGTCAATTAAATATAAAGGATGTTTTTGATAAAGAGTCTTCAAAAGAAGCACTGACTGCTCAGAAAGATGAAATTAGAAAAGCTGATGACCAAGCAGAAAAAGCATTGGAAAAAGCCGCAGAACTTACCAGGGAACTGGCTCGAAAGGAAAAGAAAATAAGGGAGGCGGAAGCAGCGTCAAAAGAAGCTGAAAAGCAATTAAAAGAACTTGAGCTGAGGGAAAAACAGCTTCTGGTAGCCCGGGATGAAGCAAGGAAGGCTGCTGAAAAGACAGCGGAAATAGAAGCCCGGATGGCCGAAAAAGAGTTACTATTAAAGACTTTGGAAGAAAGGCTGAAACAAGAAGAAGAACAAAAATTGCTGCAGGAAGAAGAAGCCAAGCAAAAAAAGACCCAGGAAGCGCAAATCAAAGAAGTTTCCCGGGCGGATGAAGATATCGCCTCTCAGATTGCTGCATTTGAAAGCGAATTAACCATGCCCTGCCCCCTTTGCAAAGATGGGGAGATTATTCCGAAGACAACCGAAAAAGGAAAGGATTTTTTCACCTGCAGCAAATCTGACTGTAGATTTGTTTCCTGGGATAAGCCCTATCATTTTGAATGCCCGCTGTGTAAAAATCTGTTTTTAACGGAAATGACAACACCCAGTGGTGAAAAAGGACTAAAATGCCCCAGGGCATCATGTTCATACACCCAGAACAACCTGCTTGATCCAAAGCAGAACATGGTCCTGGCAGCAGCTGAATCAGCACCGAAAAAAAAGAAAAAAATCGTTAGAAGAAGAAAGAGATATTAA
- a CDS encoding HD family phosphohydrolase, with the protein MRNTIKKQIFDKNLNNNSHIDKLIKIGMALSSEKDINKLLEIMLDNVMEISNADAGSLYVLDKKKKQLNFKIVRNYSMNIRIGENDGNECVLPPVPLEINNEQNLKNVSSYVAIMGKSVNINDVYDVKGIFDLSGPKKYDAITGYRTKSMLVIPLKNHKNNIIGVLQLINSQDIETNEIINFSSYDEYLITSIASLAAVALTNAQLIQNLKELISAFITSMAAAIDEKSPYTGGHIRRVVDLSMLIAKEINKSDNEKFIDIVFNADELEELRIAAWMHDVGKITVPEYLIDKATKLEKIIDRIDLVETRFQLIETLIQKDHLNEKIELLNKEGHIESHIKQLEKKFQLTVDSLRQDLNFIKSCNNTGDFMPEENIARIKKIGNKRYVFNNKSFPFLNDDEVENLCIQKGTLTDKERLIIENHAKVTQKITGELPFPDELSRVSEFASNHHERPDGKGYPNGFSGEQLAIQSRIIAIADIFEALTAKDRPYREPMNLSKAIKILEFMQKDNQIDRDIYELFMNAGIYKQYAKREIDPKQIDMEI; encoded by the coding sequence ATGAGAAATACTATAAAAAAACAGATATTTGATAAAAATTTAAACAATAATAGTCATATTGACAAATTAATTAAAATTGGTATGGCTCTTTCTTCGGAAAAAGATATCAATAAGCTGCTTGAAATAATGTTAGATAATGTTATGGAGATCTCTAATGCCGATGCAGGCTCTTTATATGTACTCGACAAAAAAAAAAAACAACTGAATTTTAAAATCGTGAGAAACTATTCCATGAATATACGGATAGGTGAAAACGATGGAAATGAATGCGTTTTACCACCGGTCCCTTTAGAAATTAATAATGAACAAAATTTGAAAAATGTTTCTTCTTATGTTGCTATCATGGGCAAAAGTGTGAATATCAATGATGTATATGATGTAAAGGGTATTTTTGATTTATCCGGTCCTAAAAAATATGATGCCATCACAGGATATCGCACTAAGTCAATGCTCGTTATTCCGTTGAAAAATCATAAAAATAACATTATTGGTGTTCTGCAACTGATCAATTCTCAGGATATTGAAACAAATGAAATTATTAATTTTTCTTCGTACGATGAATATTTAATAACATCCATTGCATCTTTGGCTGCCGTTGCTCTTACGAATGCACAATTGATTCAAAATCTTAAAGAGCTGATTTCAGCTTTTATTACAAGCATGGCTGCTGCTATTGATGAAAAATCTCCTTATACTGGTGGACATATCAGACGTGTGGTTGATTTAAGTATGCTGATAGCAAAAGAAATCAACAAAAGTGATAATGAAAAATTTATCGATATTGTTTTTAATGCAGATGAACTTGAGGAGCTGAGAATAGCAGCATGGATGCATGATGTGGGGAAAATCACTGTCCCGGAATATCTTATTGACAAGGCCACTAAGCTTGAAAAAATCATAGACAGAATTGATCTTGTTGAAACAAGATTCCAGTTAATTGAAACACTGATTCAAAAAGATCATCTTAATGAAAAAATTGAATTGTTAAATAAAGAAGGTCATATTGAATCACATATCAAGCAACTGGAAAAAAAATTTCAACTTACAGTTGATTCATTGAGGCAAGATTTAAATTTTATCAAATCCTGTAATAATACCGGTGATTTTATGCCGGAAGAAAACATAGCCCGAATAAAAAAAATCGGGAACAAAAGATATGTTTTTAATAATAAATCTTTCCCGTTTTTGAATGATGATGAGGTCGAAAACCTTTGTATTCAAAAAGGAACTCTAACTGATAAGGAACGTTTAATTATTGAAAATCATGCTAAGGTTACACAAAAGATTACAGGAGAGTTACCATTCCCTGATGAACTTTCCCGAGTATCGGAATTCGCATCAAATCATCATGAAAGACCTGATGGAAAAGGGTATCCAAATGGCTTTTCAGGTGAACAATTGGCTATTCAATCACGAATTATTGCAATTGCAGACATCTTTGAAGCTTTAACTGCAAAGGACAGGCCTTATCGGGAACCCATGAACCTGTCCAAGGCAATAAAGATTCTGGAGTTTATGCAAAAAGACAATCAGATTGACAGGGATATTTATGAACTGTTTATGAATGCCGGCATTTATAAACAGTATGCTAAAAGGGAAATTGATCCTAAGCAGATAGATATGGAGATTTAA
- the xerD gene encoding site-specific tyrosine recombinase XerD — protein sequence MDDLTQQYLDYLIIEKGLSDNSLMSYSADLAQYITFLEKNKIKDPADVDTVFIFAWLIDLSKQGLSAKSRARHLITIRGFYKFLVNEKKIKKNPVKKVEIPKSGLALPKIMTVEEVADLLDVPDIKKPREMRNSAMMEIMYGAGLRVSELISLKLQDINLDANCVRVMGKGSKERLIPIGSPARSITQQWINQGRPALLNKISTPYLFVARAGKPMTRQSFWKIIKKYALIAGISKNITPHTLRHSFATHLLEGGADLRSVQTMLGHSDISTTQIYTHISREYLMKMHQKYHPRH from the coding sequence ATGGATGATTTAACTCAACAATATCTTGATTACCTTATCATTGAAAAAGGCTTGTCCGATAACAGCCTGATGTCCTATTCGGCAGATCTGGCTCAATACATCACCTTTCTTGAAAAAAATAAAATTAAAGATCCGGCTGATGTGGATACGGTATTCATTTTTGCCTGGTTGATTGATCTATCAAAACAAGGCCTGTCTGCTAAATCAAGAGCCCGGCATTTGATTACCATCCGGGGATTTTATAAATTCCTGGTGAATGAAAAAAAAATCAAAAAGAACCCTGTAAAAAAGGTTGAAATCCCCAAAAGCGGCCTGGCGCTTCCCAAAATTATGACAGTAGAGGAAGTTGCAGATCTTCTTGATGTACCTGACATCAAAAAGCCCCGGGAGATGAGAAATTCAGCCATGATGGAAATCATGTACGGAGCGGGCCTAAGGGTATCTGAACTGATTTCATTGAAACTTCAGGACATCAACCTTGATGCAAACTGTGTAAGAGTTATGGGAAAAGGTTCCAAAGAGCGACTCATACCTATAGGGTCCCCTGCAAGATCAATTACACAACAATGGATTAACCAAGGCAGACCTGCCCTGTTAAATAAAATATCAACCCCATATCTTTTTGTTGCAAGGGCAGGCAAACCCATGACCCGGCAATCTTTCTGGAAAATAATAAAAAAATATGCTCTGATTGCAGGCATATCAAAGAATATCACCCCCCACACTTTAAGGCATTCATTTGCCACTCATCTGCTGGAAGGCGGTGCTGACTTAAGGTCTGTTCAGACCATGCTTGGACATTCAGATATATCCACAACACAAATTTATACGCACATTTCAAGGGAATACCTGATGAAAATGCATCAAAAATATCATCCAAGACACTAA
- a CDS encoding SUMF1/EgtB/PvdO family nonheme iron enzyme produces the protein MTNISISLEGIDQAIDSLNYRPGSIKQRAILAIRAFYTSNESLKQLSSLDTDILIQSVWDVGDHLSKLKAKRRNFSSIKSSINADLEKLSQKGQNRENIIIADSNVFDMSQEAKNNLFNSFADAFKTGDINLDQAKDLLKAVKNFLKDYQTTDADNSEEDIEEIELDEGEEFEEIEELDEDVEEIELDEDEELEEVDELDEDPEEIEVEEDVEEIELDEDEELEEIEELDEDVEEIELDEDEELEEVDELDEDLEEIEAEEDIEEIELDEDEELEEIEELDEDVEEIELDEDEELEEVDELDEDELKALEEFREKKELAEHFDDTLGQREKKINKYVTVPEGKYTIGTKKSLKSSMELQLFDMPKVYIGMYPVCNSLFEIFIEQTGYTTTAENQGYGRVYHSSLKKDTNGLTWNKHAGSEDIKGACWYHPFGPDSNLHGKRSHPVVQVSVDDAVTFAAWIGRRLPTEAEWEAAARTDLGYKYPWGNKFNPNALNIEQSGVSDTCAVDEYDAFANEFKIVDMLGNVMEWTADMETPSIESKKNIRYNIAKGAAWNSKQDITISSRALFKPGFTSNTIGFRCISEIFS, from the coding sequence TTGACAAACATATCCATATCACTTGAAGGAATAGATCAGGCGATTGACAGTCTCAATTATCGGCCAGGTTCGATAAAACAAAGAGCAATCCTGGCAATAAGGGCTTTTTATACTTCAAATGAGTCCTTAAAACAATTGTCTTCACTTGACACGGATATCCTGATCCAATCTGTTTGGGATGTTGGTGACCATCTTTCAAAACTCAAGGCAAAACGAAGAAATTTCTCAAGTATTAAATCTTCGATTAATGCGGATTTGGAAAAGCTGTCCCAAAAAGGACAAAATCGTGAGAATATTATTATTGCCGATTCCAATGTGTTTGATATGAGTCAGGAAGCAAAAAATAACCTGTTCAACTCTTTTGCAGATGCATTTAAAACCGGTGATATTAATTTGGATCAGGCAAAGGATCTTTTAAAAGCTGTAAAGAATTTTCTGAAAGATTACCAAACAACAGATGCGGACAACTCTGAAGAAGATATTGAAGAAATAGAACTGGACGAAGGTGAAGAATTTGAAGAGATAGAAGAACTGGATGAAGATGTCGAAGAAATTGAGCTGGATGAAGATGAAGAACTTGAAGAAGTGGATGAGCTGGATGAAGATCCTGAAGAAATTGAGGTTGAAGAGGATGTTGAAGAAATAGAACTGGACGAAGATGAGGAACTTGAAGAGATAGAAGAACTGGATGAAGATGTCGAAGAAATCGAGTTGGATGAAGATGAAGAACTCGAAGAAGTGGATGAGCTGGATGAAGACCTTGAAGAAATCGAGGCTGAAGAGGATATTGAAGAAATAGAACTGGACGAAGATGAGGAACTTGAAGAGATAGAAGAACTGGATGAAGATGTCGAAGAAATCGAGCTGGATGAAGATGAAGAACTCGAAGAAGTGGATGAGCTGGATGAAGACGAACTCAAAGCTTTAGAAGAATTCAGAGAAAAAAAAGAACTTGCAGAGCATTTTGATGACACATTGGGGCAAAGAGAAAAAAAAATAAATAAATATGTAACCGTTCCTGAAGGGAAATATACCATCGGTACGAAAAAAAGTCTTAAATCCAGTATGGAATTACAACTCTTTGATATGCCAAAAGTTTATATCGGCATGTATCCCGTATGCAACTCTTTGTTTGAAATATTTATTGAGCAGACCGGATATACGACAACAGCGGAAAATCAGGGTTATGGCAGGGTATATCATTCAAGCCTTAAAAAAGATACCAACGGATTAACCTGGAACAAACATGCAGGCTCTGAAGATATAAAAGGGGCTTGCTGGTATCATCCTTTTGGTCCGGATTCAAACCTGCATGGCAAAAGAAGTCATCCGGTTGTCCAGGTCAGTGTGGATGATGCCGTCACATTTGCCGCCTGGATAGGAAGAAGATTGCCGACTGAAGCGGAATGGGAAGCGGCAGCCAGAACAGACCTGGGATACAAATACCCCTGGGGCAATAAATTTAACCCCAATGCATTGAATATCGAGCAAAGCGGGGTATCTGACACATGTGCGGTGGATGAATATGATGCGTTTGCAAATGAATTTAAAATTGTGGACATGCTCGGCAATGTGATGGAGTGGACCGCCGACATGGAAACACCTTCAATTGAATCAAAAAAAAATATCCGATACAATATTGCAAAGGGTGCAGCCTGGAACTCCAAACAAGATATTACCATCAGCTCAAGAGCTTTGTTTAAACCAGGCTTCACCTCAAACACAATTGGATTTCGATGTATTTCCGAAATATTTTCATAA
- a CDS encoding amidohydrolase family protein codes for MTTNAKNLVCVESSHKRELHRAGWIVVDASTIIENAYLETEKGLITGVHKGRPKEKFIDHGPGVLMPPLVNTHLHLELSALKNQLHFDKGFESWVKALLETRDALGQEKLIEQAQKAVGELIKSGTLYVGDISTLGIIKPMIENSRLNGVCFHEFLGSNIPSLFTCKNDSVSSSVAGHAPHTSSPQLLKALKERSKSAGLPFSIHVAESDVESEFIHDKKGQWADFLIDRGIDWSSWNIGSKTPVSYLNDLGLLDPLTIAVHVLNVTKKDMEILARSKVKVCVCPRSNQNLHGKLPEIDRMIQKGIEPALGTDSLASCDSLNMFDEMAFVKNHYPRLDPEIIFSMGTINGAVALGLDRWTGTLSKGKRARFLYRSVNVTNKKDLFQRITSNE; via the coding sequence ATGACCACAAATGCGAAAAATCTTGTCTGTGTTGAAAGCAGCCATAAAAGAGAACTTCATCGCGCCGGATGGATTGTTGTTGATGCTTCAACCATTATCGAGAACGCATACCTTGAAACTGAAAAAGGTTTGATTACAGGCGTTCATAAAGGAAGGCCGAAAGAAAAGTTTATTGATCACGGCCCTGGAGTATTGATGCCGCCACTTGTTAATACTCATCTGCATCTGGAATTATCTGCCTTAAAGAACCAGTTGCATTTTGATAAGGGCTTTGAATCCTGGGTTAAAGCGCTTTTGGAAACAAGAGATGCCCTGGGACAAGAAAAGTTAATTGAACAAGCCCAAAAGGCTGTCGGGGAGTTGATAAAGTCCGGCACTCTTTATGTGGGTGATATATCAACTCTTGGGATTATAAAGCCGATGATTGAAAATTCCAGATTGAATGGCGTTTGTTTCCATGAGTTTCTGGGATCAAATATTCCATCGCTTTTTACCTGTAAAAATGATTCTGTCTCATCTTCCGTTGCAGGGCATGCACCGCATACCTCTTCGCCTCAATTGCTCAAGGCACTAAAGGAACGGTCGAAATCAGCAGGCTTGCCTTTTTCCATTCATGTGGCGGAATCTGATGTTGAATCAGAATTTATCCATGATAAAAAAGGGCAATGGGCCGATTTTTTAATTGATCGTGGAATAGACTGGTCTTCCTGGAATATTGGATCAAAAACACCTGTATCATATCTGAATGACCTGGGACTGCTTGATCCTTTAACAATTGCCGTTCATGTGTTGAATGTGACAAAAAAGGACATGGAAATACTTGCCCGGTCAAAGGTCAAGGTGTGTGTCTGCCCCAGAAGTAATCAAAATCTGCACGGAAAACTTCCTGAAATTGATCGGATGATCCAAAAGGGGATTGAACCTGCCCTTGGGACAGACAGCCTGGCAAGCTGTGATTCTCTTAATATGTTTGATGAAATGGCCTTTGTGAAGAACCATTACCCGAGACTGGACCCTGAAATTATTTTTTCAATGGGGACCATTAATGGTGCAGTGGCCCTGGGGCTTGACCGTTGGACAGGTACGCTTTCAAAGGGTAAAAGAGCGCGGTTTTTATATCGATCAGTGAATGTAACAAATAAAAAGGATCTTTTTCAAAGAATAACGTCCAATGAATAA